A stretch of Cytophagales bacterium DNA encodes these proteins:
- a CDS encoding COR domain-containing protein, which yields MSERALELIEAEKQNKTGRLYLTKTGLTALPEELQAMHWLTNLDLDDNSIQDISSLTKLTKLRSLGLSMNKIQDLSPLENLSQLRSLKLFSNEVQDISPLKNLRHLKELDLIYNHIEDISNLNKLTQLQELELGDNRIENIEPLASLVKLEELWLYRNSIQDLSPLQELRNLKKLDLDKNPIQDLSPLLSLPQLEYLGLQQLGLKDLSPLLPLLQRTSMEVIMDKRNEELNLRGNEILKPPLEIVEQGREAILEWFEANKTALNEVKLILIGDPKAGKTSILRRLKDGTFNKDEPQTDGINIEDIHFGDCDNFDGEGALKDITGHFWDFGGQEIMNSTHQFFLTKRSVYLLVLNARNDNQVANQVRNWVQRIRATGGDSPIIVVANQIDVNRGFGFENESILRKDFPQIKAFLKVSCDTGENMESLIAELEAWIPQAELFRTEVDEKWLPIKDRMEKETAEKRYLTEDRFLQICKDLNPTSRKSLVTFLHDLGLLLHFEGLGQILEEYYVLDPNWITYGVYQILTSNFAGSCKGIVPVDRLDYIVNEEPDKLYLYQTENFVKTHYSPAQRTFLVDILHEFKLCFYVNDRQHFIVPDLLETEASPEVTEPIRNASDALRFVYEYTYLPKSIIPEIMVEAHHMLANIWRTGCLLTYEDSTALINADQNRIYITVVGTHKKKREFLSVLRYQLDQINSKLSDPPKMLIPLPGLPNDMVSYKRLLSLERARQEEYPHYSEATDETTTFLISKLLEGITPFNDMAAVRKEMDKLSSKIDKAQSGIDQLIQTQEQHFETLTMQLGPEWKEAIINDLEAVQPHHAESMVREVTQALATAFELHHADMNEELQTIYQNLKTAPSNTQLKLKVALPLLPNIVSIEGEFDLKEWGNKMYEKYKLPLFKMMGKIG from the coding sequence GGACTTACCGCCCTCCCCGAAGAACTGCAAGCAATGCATTGGCTGACCAACCTTGATCTTGATGACAACAGTATTCAGGATATTTCCTCGTTGACAAAGCTCACCAAACTGCGATCATTAGGGTTAAGTATGAATAAAATACAGGACCTGTCCCCTCTTGAAAATCTTAGTCAACTCCGTTCATTAAAACTATTCAGTAATGAAGTTCAGGACATCTCTCCTCTAAAAAATCTCAGACATCTCAAAGAACTGGACCTGATCTACAACCATATTGAGGACATCAGTAACTTGAATAAGCTTACCCAACTTCAAGAGTTAGAATTAGGAGATAACAGGATTGAGAATATTGAACCACTGGCTTCATTAGTCAAGTTAGAAGAGTTATGGCTTTATCGAAATTCGATCCAGGATTTATCTCCCCTTCAGGAACTGCGTAATCTTAAAAAATTAGATCTGGACAAAAACCCCATACAAGACCTGTCTCCGTTGTTGTCCTTACCACAACTCGAATACCTGGGCCTGCAACAATTGGGCCTCAAAGACCTCTCCCCCTTACTGCCCCTACTTCAACGCACCTCTATGGAAGTTATCATGGACAAAAGAAACGAAGAGTTGAACCTACGAGGAAATGAAATCCTGAAACCTCCCCTTGAGATTGTCGAGCAAGGTCGGGAAGCCATCCTGGAGTGGTTTGAAGCCAATAAGACCGCACTCAATGAGGTCAAACTCATCCTGATCGGCGATCCCAAAGCAGGTAAAACATCGATTCTCCGCCGACTGAAAGATGGCACATTCAACAAAGATGAACCCCAAACAGACGGGATCAACATCGAGGACATCCACTTTGGTGATTGTGATAACTTTGATGGTGAAGGTGCATTGAAAGACATCACTGGTCACTTCTGGGATTTTGGCGGTCAGGAAATCATGAACTCCACGCATCAGTTTTTCCTGACCAAACGCTCTGTCTACCTCCTGGTACTCAATGCGAGAAATGACAACCAGGTAGCCAATCAGGTGCGGAACTGGGTACAGCGCATCCGGGCCACGGGTGGCGATTCGCCTATCATCGTTGTGGCCAACCAAATCGACGTAAATCGTGGCTTTGGCTTTGAGAACGAATCGATCCTCCGTAAAGACTTCCCTCAGATCAAGGCCTTTCTCAAAGTGTCTTGCGATACCGGTGAAAACATGGAGTCCCTGATCGCTGAGTTGGAAGCATGGATCCCGCAAGCGGAATTGTTCCGTACAGAAGTAGACGAAAAGTGGTTACCTATCAAAGACCGGATGGAAAAAGAAACGGCGGAGAAACGGTACCTGACGGAGGATCGTTTTCTGCAGATCTGCAAAGACCTGAACCCTACGTCCCGGAAGAGTCTGGTTACCTTCTTGCATGACCTGGGATTACTGCTTCATTTTGAAGGGTTAGGCCAGATCCTGGAGGAATATTACGTATTGGACCCCAACTGGATCACCTACGGTGTGTATCAAATCCTCACTTCCAACTTTGCCGGCAGTTGCAAAGGCATCGTACCCGTAGACCGACTGGATTACATCGTGAACGAGGAGCCTGATAAGTTGTACCTGTATCAAACCGAGAACTTCGTAAAAACCCACTACAGTCCCGCTCAACGGACGTTTCTCGTGGACATCCTGCATGAGTTTAAGCTTTGCTTTTATGTCAACGATCGGCAGCACTTCATCGTGCCGGATTTATTAGAAACGGAAGCGTCGCCAGAAGTGACGGAACCCATCCGAAATGCTTCCGACGCCCTTCGGTTTGTCTATGAATATACCTATCTGCCGAAATCGATCATCCCAGAGATCATGGTAGAAGCCCACCATATGCTGGCCAATATCTGGCGAACCGGTTGTCTGCTGACTTACGAAGACAGCACCGCCCTGATCAATGCAGATCAAAATCGCATCTACATCACGGTGGTGGGCACGCATAAAAAGAAACGTGAATTCCTGTCCGTCTTGCGCTACCAGTTGGATCAGATCAACAGCAAGCTGAGTGATCCACCAAAGATGCTCATCCCGCTACCGGGCTTACCGAACGATATGGTGAGCTATAAAAGGCTGCTTAGCCTGGAGCGTGCTCGTCAGGAAGAATACCCGCACTACTCGGAAGCCACCGACGAAACCACGACCTTCCTCATTTCAAAACTACTGGAAGGCATCACACCCTTCAACGACATGGCAGCTGTCCGAAAGGAAATGGACAAACTAAGTTCCAAAATAGATAAGGCTCAATCTGGCATTGACCAACTCATCCAAACGCAGGAACAGCACTTTGAAACGCTCACGATGCAACTGGGGCCGGAATGGAAAGAGGCCATCATTAATGATCTGGAAGCGGTGCAACCCCACCATGCAGAATCCATGGTCAGGGAGGTAACTCAGGCACTGGCCACCGCATTCGAGTTGCATCATGCGGATATGAATGAAGAACTACAGACCATCTACCAAAACCTGAAGACTGCTCCCAGCAATACCCAGCTGAAGCTAAAGGTTGCGCTGCCACTGCTGCCTAATATCGTCAGTATCGAAGGGGAATTTGACTTGAAGGAATGGGGAAATAAGATGTATGAGAAGTATAAGCTGCCGCTTTTTAAGATGATGGGGAAGATTGGGTAG
- a CDS encoding RsmE family RNA methyltransferase: MHLFYKPDLKENATLEGDEFHHCVKVLRHQAGDVVFMTDGQGAMAKVTIDGISKSALQFSAIERLDQPAKPFGVHLFICPTKNFDRMEWMVEKAAEIQVDEITFINSRNSERPKANLGRLEKKAVSALKQSKSAWKMQINTIQPFDQVIEKLTGESFLAYVEEKQQALKDSISPDKQVNLFIGPEGDFTPEEVALAKAKGIQPVSLGKSVLRTETAGLLACHTVNLMNGF, translated from the coding sequence ATGCACCTCTTCTACAAACCGGACCTGAAAGAAAACGCTACGCTGGAAGGCGATGAGTTTCATCATTGTGTGAAAGTCTTGCGGCATCAGGCAGGTGATGTGGTATTCATGACCGATGGTCAGGGGGCCATGGCGAAAGTGACCATTGACGGCATTTCCAAATCAGCACTCCAATTCTCCGCCATCGAGCGACTGGACCAACCAGCCAAACCTTTTGGGGTGCACTTGTTCATTTGCCCGACCAAGAACTTTGACCGGATGGAGTGGATGGTGGAAAAAGCCGCTGAGATACAGGTCGATGAAATTACGTTCATCAATTCCAGAAATTCGGAAAGACCCAAAGCCAATCTGGGGCGATTGGAAAAGAAAGCAGTGAGTGCGTTGAAGCAATCAAAAAGCGCGTGGAAAATGCAGATCAATACCATTCAGCCTTTTGATCAAGTAATCGAGAAACTGACTGGTGAGTCTTTTTTAGCTTATGTGGAAGAGAAGCAGCAGGCATTGAAAGACAGCATCTCTCCGGACAAACAAGTGAACCTATTCATCGGTCCTGAGGGAGATTTTACCCCTGAGGAAGTGGCGTTAGCGAAGGCAAAAGGCATCCAGCCTGTGAGCCTTGGAAAGTCTGTACTTCGCACGGAAACCGCTGGCCTATTGGCGTGCCATACCGTGAACCTGATGAATGGTTTTTAG